Below is a window of Leishmania donovani BPK282A1 complete genome, chromosome 21 DNA.
ACAAGCACAAAGAAAGAGGTGAAGGAAGCGAATACCTCACCCACTGTGCAGAGAGACACAGGCCGGCCGCGACAGAGTCGAGCAGACAGTGGGAGAGCGGCACGCAAGGGTGTATACAGGTGTATATATACCTTACCTACCACGTGGGTACATGTTGCCGCCATATAACAGAACGTGAGCTTCACACCACTTGGCCCTGCCACACAGACCCCACCTCGCGTGGGGCCATGGCAGCCGTCGACACACGCCAGTCCAGCAAGGCGCCGACGCAGTCATCGGAGCACAGCCTCTGCCTCGACCTCTACCCATAGCCCCTCTCCATTTCTTAGGTTGCGTCACAGACGCTCCCCCACTATACCGGCGACCACCTGGGGCATACccctcgcagcagcactcaGGCTCCCACAGCCAgtaggcagtgtgagggccgggcgaGATACGCTCGAATCAGGTTGACACTATGCCTATCACATGGACGGTACAAAACtgttcactgtcgcaggtggCTCCGGCGCAACGCCTTCCACGACCCTGCCACCAACACGAGTGGTTTGGCATTGGGAAGgcttggggaggggggctgctggtcttcctccctcacacacgcagagagtcGGGAGTGGGGGAGGTGAGGGGGATGCGGTGGTACTGGACCCTGCGATATCACGCATTGAGGTGACTGGCATCATCAGGGTGGAGTGGGGGGCGCGAAGCCAGCgggagaaggaagaagggTGAGAACAAAAAAATATAAAAAACATACAAGCACATGTACATCATCAttagcacacacacacacagaagagAGGCGACGCGCTTTGGGGTCCGTTTCAGGTGGGCGGCGGGGGATGCGTGGATGGATGAATGGATGGATGGCTGATGAAGGgatgggagggagggaggccaCACCGGTATGGTCTGCCTACAAAACGCTGCGAATAGCGTAGTTGGCAGCGCTatgaggaagggggagatATGGTCGCTGGCGTAGCATGCGCGGTGCAATCAGTTCTCCTCTGCTTCTTCACTTCGTGTTCACTGCCGCCAATCGCCACACTGGAGGCacgaccccccccccccagcgcCATAGTTCTGTatcccgccgccgctgtcgccgccctTCCCCACCTCCGCCCGCTATCCCTCGCTGAAGACACCTTTCTCTTTCGCTCGTACACCAGCCCGTGCGCTCGTCAGTCGGCACATGTGTGCACACTAAACcatggagaagagaggagagagaggggcacacacacgcacacaacggTCCATACGGAGAAACACGTGCAGAAggcaccaccaacaccacgGCCAAgaccatcagcagcggccccCACAACGGGTAGATGGCGCacggaggcacacacacacaggcgcacaaaGGCATACGTATGGcccttgtgtgcgcgcgtgtgtgtaggcGGGCCGcattctctctttcttttctaccattttttgttttgttgctttccgtcgtcgtcttcggctGAGCCGCTACATCAAGAGCATCCGGCCATGCAGTATTGTGCCACCTCGCTCGGCGGCGtccgtcctcctccgcctttcGCCCTCCGACACTTCTCTCGCATCCATGActgccttcctccctctcgttCTGTTTTTTACCTGCGCGTTTCGTTCTCTCTTGCCTACGCAACATCGTGGTTTTGGAGGTACTCGGTAATGTCCTTTGTGATGGCTGCCTCCGGTCGGTTCCCGTCGACGTGATACATGATGGATCCGTAGTAGTCCAGCAGACCCTCGACCATTGAGTGGTATGTCTCCAGACGAGGGCCAAGCACCTCGCGGGTGTCATcgtcgcggtgctgcagccgctcgagcagcaccgtgtCGTTCTCCGGCGGCGGGTTATACGTGAGGTGGTAGATGATGCCGGTGACCGGGTCGGTGCGACGGCCTTCGACGCGGCCGAACAAAACATCATCTGGGGTGTCGAGGACCACAAAGATGCGGGGGCACAGGCCTGCGGCGTCCAGCGCAATCGCTTGAGAGCGGGTGCGCGGGAAGCCGTCCAGCAGCCACCCGTTCATCACCGCGTCCTCCTGCGTCAGTCGGTTGCGGATAATGCTGATGATGAGGCTATCCGGCACGAGCTCACCGCGCCGCATGAAGTTCTCGGCAATCTTGCCCAGGTGGGTGCCCTGAGCCACCTCAGCGCGAAGAAGATCGCCCGATGAGACATGCACTGGCTTCTTGCCAATCGTGCGCTTGTAATAGGAGCAGATAtggcgcgcctgcgtgcCCTTGCCGCTTGCTGGCGGCCCAGCCAGGGCCAcccgcggtggcagcggcgaggccgtCAACTCATGCACATATTGGAGCGGCTTGGTTGGTTTGTCGGCGATGATGCAACGCAAGATGTACTCCATCAGCTGCCCAATGTTGTTGTCCTTGATGTACGTGACCGTGTCCTCGGAGAGGCCGTCGTTGGAGGACATGAAAGGGACGGGGAATTTCATGGCCGACGTCGGACTGGTGGTGTCCGCGAAGGGGGtatcggcagcggcgacatcGCAATTGGTAGTGACCGACTCCGAGggggccgccgcggtggttgCATCCGCCGCGACAGGGGAGTTCGGCTGCTGGAGCTTGGTCGCCATATTGGGATGACGGGAGACCGCGCTTACGCGTTGCCCTTCAACTCTGTgagcaggcagagagagagtgagagcaGGCGAAGCACTGAGGGCGcgaggcgtgtgcgtgtgcgtgtgtgtgtgtgtgtgtgtgagggtaTGTGCGAGAGggcgtgcggtggtggtggcggtgctgctgctgctgaatgCCGAAGAAGTTTGTCCAAAATAAACAATGGTGATTGGCAGGGCTGTGCTAGCGTGAAAGCAGGTGCGCGTGAGCTTAtcgtgtgcctgtgtgagGGACGCAAGGTGGGAccgggagagggagggaaagagagaggggcggttGGGTGTAGCGATGCCCGCACGTATCAGCCTTCACGATAGCAGCAGACGAGcgcagcaaagaaaaaaattGCGGAGAGGACACGAGAGAAACAGcacagaggagagaagaacgCGAGAAGGGGGCGCGATCTGAGTCTGTCCACGTGAGCAAGGACGTATACATGTAGGCGTATGTGGGtacatatatgcatatacGTGTGTaagtgcgtgcgcatgtgtagGCGAGTGtggagaagcgcgcgcgAAACGCGCAGGCGCAAAAAAGAGGATGGGGAACGGAGAGAATGAGTCAGTGCCAGAAAGGGAGGATGAGGAGCGGAGAGGGGCCCGCGCACGGGCTCGGAGGGGAGAGATGGACAATGACCGGTGCCCACCTCTAAGCCGAGCACCGCGACCATGAAAAACAAATGCGCGCCTAGCTGGGCCGTATGCGCCCGTTGAATCTTGTCTGCATCCCTTTCGGCGCGCTGTCGGTTCGCTCCTTCGGTGGTTCTGCTGATCAAAGCCGTTCAGAGCAGCCCCTGCCcgcccgcgcacacacacgcgcaaacaCACGGACGCGCATGAAGTCGAAAGCGGAGGCGGTACACCATAtaggagaaggagagaacCAGGACagtgacggaggcggagggggtaGAGGTTGAGGTTGGGGATGGTAGACACGCAATTTCAGACAGAgcagtacacacacacacatacacacgaaGAGCAGAAGTAAACACGAAAGgatgtggcggtggtgctggcaaCAGCATACATGGTCGTCACGAGAAAAAAGGACGAGGATGTGCGCGGGTGCGGGCGCTTTACATgcagggaggggaggggggacaaCGAGCACAACCGTTGCGCCAACAaagcagaagaggaggagataCACAAGGCAGCGAGATGGGCAGGGCAGGGCGGGGGGGGATGGGTGGGTAAGCTGTGCAACACATGtacagcggcggtggtcaTCGTCAGTGAGTACACGTGATCCGACACGGGGGCGGGTTGGGAGGGGTATGgagcgaaaaaggaaaggcagCTATTAAAGGCAGCCAAGACGGTAGTCGACAGAGAAGGCACACCACCTTGCAGCACCTGAGACAAGCTCGACTCGAGTTGCACACAAGAGTCGCACACCAAAACATTTGATAGCACGCTACAGCTCCTCGAGCCACATAGGCACTGCATCGACATCCTCCTCcataccaccaccaccgccgccgccgccagctgtTTCGGCGACAGCTTCAAGCCCCAACTCATCCAAGATGTTCGAGGCAGTCTttagcggaggaggagggtagCGCTCCACttcctcttgctgctgctgctgctgtgctgctgctgcttctgaaGGCTCGGCGGCGTACAAAGCAAAACCGTCCGCAGAAGTGGGGGACAtgggcggcgacgctgtcgaACGCAAACACGATACCGCGCACCGCGCATCAGCCCCGCTGCCTTCTTTCATGGGGTGGTCTGGAAAGGGCAACGTTTCTGCCACGGAGCCCGATCGCCAGTGCATTCCCAAGGACCGCTGATCTGTACATGCGTTGACACTCAAGAGCGTGCCAGCGACCCCGGCAGCGGGGCTGTTGTCGCTGTGATAGCCGTTGCCGTCCCTGACGTCCTTCAACTCCTCCGCCCCACCTGAAACGCTGTCATCGGCGCTGGCGTAATCGTGGGCAGGTTTTTGAAGGACATCCACGCCGATATCATCTTGGAGAAAGCAAGGAACGTCTGTCTCACGAGCCTCTGTGACGGCGACTGCTTCGAAAccaacggcggcgtcgacctTCATGCCGTCGCTGTGTTGCGGCTCGCCATTGTCGTCCATGAAAAAGTCGGCCGGGCTCCGTGCGAAGGGGTGCGCCGTACCCGTGATCGGGGGGCCATCAAGGACAGGTACCTTTACACTCTCGGCATCCGCCGAGAACTGTCGTGGAGAGTCGGCCGCGCCGGATGTGTCTGCCACGGGACCCGACTCGCGTGTCACTACGCAACTGAGACTGCGTCGCTGCGAGCTGTGACCCAGCCGACGCGCCTCACGACGCGCCATGGCGTCCGTGATTCGCTGAAGGAGAGCCCTCTGCAACATCTCCGGCATGGCGGTGTCTTCGATGCCGATGTAGTCGATGTGAACATCTGCCGCATCACACCAGTACTCAGGGCAGCAAagaggcgacgctggcgcgccaGATGGCGCGGCGGACGCGAGGGAATCAGCGCTTCTGCCCTCCACCTCACCAACGCCGGGTAGCCGCGTGCCGTGTGTTTGCCTCACTGTGCGCAGCCCCTCACACCAGTGGACAAGGCACTTGCCACCCTGATAGGTGAGCAGGttgccgcgcagctccagTCGGCGCAGTGCGGAAAAGCCGCCGTTTGAAAAGCACAGCACCAGCTGCCGAATGGTTGCGTTGCCGAGGCTGTTGTGGCTGAGGTCGAGAGTGTGCAAGGTGTGCCGACACTCGCGTAGCACAGGTAAGAGCGCTACTAGCCCACGCGGCCCGATAAGGTTCGTGCTGAGGGACAATACCCGCAGCGGCATAGCttgctcggcggcggcgaagcaacGGGCCAGCGCCGAGTTgggcagcacggcggcatcGCTACATGCCTGCTCGTACACGGCCACAAGAGTCGAGGACATGGATCAGGGGGAGTGCAAAACatgcgaggaagagagatccacgcatatacacacacgcgctcaAATTTGCACTGCCTCTTATCGACCCGCGCTTTCCGTTATTCCGAGGACGGCGCGTCGATGTGTTTTGCAGCAGTGGAGTaggcggtggaggggatATTGCTGACCACTGAAGAGactgcgtgcacgcgtgtacgcgtgtgtgcgtcagcaggaaagagggaggaggggggagggcagacGCCGCtattcgtttttttttttgcggaTGTGCCTGTGTACTCTACTCTTGCGGCCGCCTTGGACGTAGGCGGAATCGGCAGCCAACAGcgacgcacagacgcacagacacacacgcacacacagctgcATGAAcacagaggagagcgagagggagacgaggagggtggaggggaaGACAGGCACAAGTCGATAGTGATCACGACCACCGCACCAGTGAACAGGAAGGTAGAAGGGGGATGGGGAAGCGTGGTTGAGAGGGGCTGTCAGTGCCATATCCAGTCGCCGTGAGAAAACAGACCAACGCAGGGCCTCGAgtgcgtcttctctcttgcgTGTCCGAGCATTGAGTCCAtccaacacgcacacgcacacttccCTTGTATTCACCTCTCGACTCGAATACACCATATATAGCCACAGGAGCTCACACCCATGACGGGTGTGCAGGCatgcgtggcggtgctggggAAGGTCTGTGAGAGCTAGACATGAGAGATGAGAGGGAGGGCCCTCTGCACGCATGAGCGATCATGCACGCCTCTCATCCCCGCTGTCGCACAGGCTGCGTCTACGGCGCACCAATttgacgtgtgtgtgtgtgtgtgtgggctcAAAAGAAGTGGCATCAACGCCGTGGTGCGGAAAAAATGGCGCTGTAGGAGGGAAAGTGAGGGAGAGACCAAGCGTGAtcggggggcgggggtggaggggagggggagcacgTCGGAGGCCCGCAACTTCAGCAGgcgccgcagtcgcagctgtcacacacacacacatatatatatagacGTATATACGGGTAGCACCTTCGCGGTTACAGAGAGGTAAAGGCGCGCAAGAAGAGCGCAATGCGATggcagagaggagaggacgagGGGAGGTGaacggcgaaggcggcggcgcaccgaaGTGAAACGCATAACCAAAGCCGCCTTCTTGGCCGTCCGAGaaggcgaaagaaaaagtTTCCGTGGCACAGTCAAGCACCTGGCACGAACGGAAAAGGGGCAACGactgcccctcctccgtgcATACGCCACACAAACCCGCTCAAGGCGACTTTCACGTAGCAGATCAACGCTGGCCGCAGGACAAGAAAGCCAGAGACGAGAGGAGACCCTTCCGTGAGGGAGACGCCGATCGGGGCCCGAAAAGGCGTGGACAACTAcgcagagaagagggagggaggaggaggagggggggcaaCAACGAGTCGGCTGCCAGCGCTCTTGGggagggagcggcagcggggggaCGCAGAGTCGTCACGCGGAGCACCACCGAGGTTGGGCAAAATGACGCTCCACACAGATCGGTCGCGTCCTGTCTGTCCATGTTCTCAACAAGTCTTCGCAACAGCATCAGCGTGCGCCACGTACCTCGcctcgcccctctcccccatgCCCGCTGAcgctcttcttctcttttctcctttctccAGCCCGCTACCATCACCTGGTGCCATTGCCAGTGACGTAATGTGCGGCGCGCACGACAGAACCTCAGCGAGTCCTCTTCGATGCCAATGCCTCCTGCCGCGCGGCCTTGAGCTTGTCGCGCAGCCAGTCAGCCGTCTTCTTGTCAACGCCTAAGTCACGAAGCGCCACGTACATGTACGTGACGAGGCTAGGACGGGCTGACAGCAGATGCGAGTTGTTGTAGGAGCTCGGACCTTGGCCAGCCGACGTATAGATACTCTCTTTGCCGAGGTGCTCCTCTCCGGCCGCTACGGCAGACGAGGCCACCGCTCCTGCGGCACGGCTGCCGTTCGCGCCTCGGCCATGGTGGTGGTCACGTGAGCCAGCGCCGTTCGCCCCAGCGGAGCTCTCGTTGTTCCCTGCGCTCGCCCGTTCCTGCGGCTCTAGCATGAGGGCGTCACAGCAGAGGATTCGATGGTAATCCCACCCGCacttctccagctccgcgATGACTTCGATCACGTGCTCCGACGAGTCCCGCTTCGCCGTCAACTTCGTTGCTACTTTAGGGTTCACCGTCTTGTCAGAGAGAGCCAGGGACGCGGCGAAGAGGCCGATACCGAGGTCGAGTGGTCCGGTCTTGGTGCCTACAATGACGGCAAAGTAGGAGAACCACTTCTCCGTTCCGCCGAGGTCGGCGTGGAAGGTCACATGGTAAGCGTAGAACATCTCCAGCACGCGTCGCACCAGGAGATGCGCGCGGTCTCGCCATCGGTTGTCGATGTAGTAGTAGCCGAGCGCGTGGAGAAAGCGGCAGTCCACGGGGCTCATGGCGCCGTGAGAGGCCATGCAGCCCTCGAAGaaggcgtcggcggcgctggcgacgatCTCCATGTGCGGCACCTGCCCTTCGTACTGTGCCGACAGCGCCTGCAGGACGCTGTTGTCTGG
It encodes the following:
- a CDS encoding adenylate kinase, putative, which gives rise to MSSNDGLSEDTVTYIKDNNIGQLMEYILRCIIADKPTKPLQYVHELTASPLPPRVALAGPPASGKGTQARHICSYYKRTIGKKPVHVSSGDLLRAEVAQGTHLGKIAENFMRRGELVPDSLIISIIRNRLTQEDAVMNGWLLDGFPRTRSQAIALDAAGLCPRIFVVLDTPDDVLFGRVEGRRTDPVTGIIYHLTYNPPPENDTVLLERLQHRDDDTREVLGPRLETYHSMVEGLLDYYGSIMYHVDGNRPEAAITKDITEYLQNHDVA